Proteins from a single region of Paenibacillus sp.:
- a CDS encoding proline/glycine betaine ABC transporter permease has translation MPIPRIPLRDWVDAFEDWLNDHAGAIFDFMKFAIGSIVDGFEWAFELVPAPVMILLLTGIAYALGRFRLALFTLIGFLLIWNLELWGPTMQTLSLVMTSALISIVFGIPIGIWCAQNDRVQSTVTPVLDFMQTMPAFVYLIPAVSFFSLGAVPGVIASVIFAIPPTIRLTNLGIRQVPADLVEAADAFGSTKSQKLFKLQLPLAVPTMMAGVNQTIMLSLSMVVIASMIGAQGVGSKVLQAITQLKTGVGFEAGLAVVILAIVLDRFTQAMIRNNQRRG, from the coding sequence ATGCCTATTCCTAGAATTCCGCTGCGGGATTGGGTCGACGCCTTCGAGGATTGGTTGAACGACCATGCGGGAGCGATCTTCGATTTCATGAAGTTCGCCATCGGCTCGATCGTGGACGGCTTCGAATGGGCGTTCGAGCTCGTTCCCGCTCCTGTCATGATTTTGCTCCTAACCGGTATCGCTTATGCGCTCGGGCGCTTCCGCCTCGCGCTGTTTACGCTCATCGGCTTCCTGCTTATTTGGAATTTGGAGCTGTGGGGGCCGACGATGCAGACGCTGTCGCTGGTGATGACTTCCGCTCTCATTTCGATCGTATTCGGCATTCCGATCGGCATCTGGTGCGCGCAGAACGACCGGGTGCAGTCCACCGTTACGCCGGTGCTGGACTTCATGCAGACGATGCCGGCGTTCGTGTATCTCATTCCGGCGGTATCGTTCTTCTCGCTGGGCGCCGTACCGGGCGTCATCGCGTCGGTTATCTTCGCGATTCCGCCGACGATCCGCCTGACGAACCTCGGCATTCGGCAGGTGCCGGCCGACCTCGTCGAAGCGGCGGACGCCTTCGGCTCCACGAAGTCGCAGAAGCTGTTCAAGCTTCAGCTGCCGCTCGCCGTGCCGACGATGATGGCGGGCGTCAACCAGACGATCATGCTGTCGCTGTCGATGGTCGTCATCGCCTCGATGATCGGCGCGCAGGGGGTCGGCTCGAAGGTGCTGCAGGCGATTACTCAGTTGAAGACCGGCGTCGGGTTCGAAGCCGGACTCGCGGTCGTCATTCTGGCGATCGTGCTGGACCGCTTCACCCAAGCCATGATTCGCAATAACCAAAGGAGAGGATAA
- a CDS encoding glycine betaine ABC transporter substrate-binding protein — MNTKRWKLATITAGVLAAALTAAGCSSQGSTGGSAEPKELKLAYVAWDSEIASTHVVEYVLEEKLGYEVELLQVDAGPMWTGVAGGSADAMVAAWLPSTHQTYYEENKSKIEDLGPNLDGTKIGLVVPSYMEISTIEDLKDAAVAESVDATIVGIEPGAGLMMATEKALDEYGLEGWTLLESSSAAMAAELQSAYEAQKPIIVTGWTPHWKFGKMDLKYLEDSKGVYGGDEQIHTIVRQGLGDDHPEAYKFLDQFVWTPEDMAAVMVDIQEGAEPAEAAAAWVNANADKVDAWLAGIE, encoded by the coding sequence ATGAACACGAAACGATGGAAACTCGCAACGATTACCGCAGGCGTGCTGGCCGCGGCGCTGACGGCCGCAGGCTGCTCCTCGCAAGGTTCGACGGGAGGATCCGCCGAGCCGAAGGAGCTGAAGCTCGCCTATGTCGCATGGGATTCCGAAATCGCCAGCACGCATGTCGTCGAATACGTATTGGAAGAGAAGCTCGGCTATGAAGTAGAGCTGCTGCAGGTCGACGCTGGACCGATGTGGACCGGCGTCGCCGGCGGCAGCGCGGACGCGATGGTCGCCGCTTGGCTGCCGTCCACTCACCAGACGTATTACGAAGAAAATAAAAGCAAGATCGAAGATCTCGGACCGAATCTCGACGGCACGAAAATCGGCCTCGTCGTTCCTTCCTACATGGAGATCTCCACGATCGAAGATCTGAAGGACGCGGCCGTCGCGGAATCGGTCGACGCAACGATCGTCGGCATCGAGCCGGGCGCGGGCCTCATGATGGCGACCGAGAAGGCGCTCGACGAGTACGGCTTGGAAGGGTGGACGCTGCTGGAGAGCAGCTCGGCCGCCATGGCCGCCGAGCTCCAAAGCGCGTACGAGGCGCAGAAGCCGATTATCGTCACCGGCTGGACGCCGCACTGGAAGTTCGGCAAAATGGACCTGAAATATTTGGAGGACTCGAAAGGCGTATACGGCGGCGACGAGCAAATTCATACGATCGTCCGCCAAGGCTTGGGTGACGATCATCCTGAGGCGTACAAATTCCTCGACCAATTCGTCTGGACGCCGGAAGACATGGCGGCCGTCATGGTCGATATCCAAGAAGGCGCGGAGCCGGCCGAGGCGGCGGCGGCATGGGTGAACGCCAACGCCGACAAAGTCGACGCTTGGCTCGCAGGCATCGAATAA
- a CDS encoding bifunctional diguanylate cyclase/phosphodiesterase — MYADITVLRTLDSDWNAILFEDGIVADAFRAAAASLGYSGAAELVGMPYTGLVQQRITSSLMDEIQHALRREGRWVGELKLRKRSGDWFWAECTVRLLDEERESARVLCWFRDVTRRKELEQQLFVSGCYDTLTSLPNRSYFGYRLSIEVDKAARLPSRKLLLLTLDVDRFKIINDSLGHAFGDRVLAAIVRRMQGALDESTLLARTGGDSFAVLMKLDTNESFEPMVDRLLQAVAEPMFIEQNELSVTFSVGASFCPRDTKRAEKLVRNAELALANAKEQGRNTLLYFDEKMNASSMRRLLLPNYLRRAIEREEFEVYYQPKQRLSDGGVYGAEALIRWHSPDLGWVLPTEFIPVAEELGLIGRIGEYVMASACAQARAWQLEGRPIAVSVNLSSKQFQQQELNAIIASILSTAKLPPELLEVELTESSVMQHPKDSALALKRLKDLGVSVSVDDFGTGFSSLNYLSLFPLDTLKIDKSFVQAMALDTKNMALVQAIIDLGHKLGLRVVAEGVETEEQRRWLQSFGCDGIQGYLLSPPIPPAQFQEQFLR, encoded by the coding sequence ATGTACGCCGATATCACCGTGCTCCGAACGCTGGATTCGGACTGGAACGCAATTCTTTTCGAGGACGGGATCGTCGCGGACGCGTTCCGCGCCGCGGCGGCGTCTTTAGGCTACAGCGGCGCGGCCGAGCTCGTCGGTATGCCGTATACGGGGCTGGTGCAGCAGCGGATTACGTCTTCGTTGATGGATGAAATTCAACACGCGTTGCGGCGGGAAGGCCGCTGGGTCGGCGAGCTGAAGCTGCGGAAGCGCTCGGGCGATTGGTTTTGGGCGGAGTGCACGGTGCGGCTGCTGGACGAGGAGCGCGAATCGGCCCGAGTGCTGTGCTGGTTTCGCGATGTCACCCGGCGGAAGGAGCTGGAGCAGCAGCTGTTCGTTTCGGGCTGTTACGATACGCTGACTTCGCTGCCCAACCGGTCTTACTTTGGATACAGGCTGTCCATCGAGGTCGACAAGGCGGCGAGGCTTCCTTCGCGGAAGCTGCTGCTTCTGACGTTGGACGTCGACCGGTTTAAAATCATCAACGATTCGCTGGGCCACGCGTTCGGCGACCGGGTGCTGGCCGCGATCGTGCGGCGCATGCAGGGGGCGCTGGACGAATCGACGCTGCTCGCGCGGACGGGCGGAGATTCGTTCGCGGTGCTGATGAAGCTAGATACGAACGAATCATTCGAGCCGATGGTGGATCGGCTGCTGCAGGCGGTCGCCGAGCCGATGTTCATCGAGCAGAACGAGCTGTCGGTGACGTTCAGCGTCGGCGCCAGCTTCTGTCCGCGCGACACGAAGCGGGCGGAGAAGCTCGTGCGGAACGCCGAGCTGGCGCTCGCCAACGCGAAGGAGCAAGGACGCAACACGCTGCTGTACTTCGACGAGAAAATGAACGCCTCGTCGATGCGCCGGCTGCTGCTGCCGAACTATTTGCGCCGCGCGATCGAGCGGGAAGAGTTCGAAGTGTACTACCAGCCGAAGCAGCGGCTGTCCGACGGCGGCGTGTACGGGGCCGAGGCGCTGATCCGCTGGCATTCGCCCGACCTCGGGTGGGTGCTGCCGACGGAATTCATTCCGGTCGCCGAGGAGCTCGGGCTGATCGGGCGCATCGGGGAATACGTCATGGCGTCCGCCTGCGCGCAGGCGAGGGCATGGCAGCTCGAAGGGCGGCCGATCGCCGTCAGCGTCAATTTGTCGAGCAAGCAGTTCCAGCAGCAAGAATTAAACGCTATTATCGCTTCGATTTTATCGACCGCCAAGCTGCCTCCGGAGCTGCTCGAGGTGGAGCTGACCGAAAGCAGCGTCATGCAGCATCCGAAGGATTCCGCCTTGGCGCTGAAGCGGCTGAAAGATTTAGGCGTGTCCGTGTCGGTCGACGATTTCGGCACCGGCTTCTCGTCGCTGAACTATTTGTCGCTGTTTCCGCTCGACACGCTGAAGATCGATAAGTCGTTCGTGCAGGCGATGGCGCTGGATACGAAAAATATGGCGCTCGTGCAGGCGATCATCGACCTCGGCCACAAGCTTGGGCTGCGGGTCGTCGCCGAAGGCGTGGAAACGGAGGAGCAGCGGAGATGGCTCCAATCGTTCGGATGCGACGGCATCCAAGGCTACCTGCTCAGCCCGCCGATTCCGCCGGCGCAGTTTCAGGAACAGTTTCTTCGCTGA
- a CDS encoding response regulator: protein MRALIVEDDYASRIVMKKFLAEVGPWDASLAVDGVEGVDAFLQAHKDREPYDLICLDIMLPRVDGINVLRIVRQLEKEHNYLPSKIMMTTALYDKSKVDEAFAFGCQAYCTKPLDLQKIRDVMGKLGLL from the coding sequence GTGAGGGCGCTCATAGTGGAAGACGACTACGCGAGCAGAATCGTAATGAAGAAATTTTTGGCGGAGGTCGGCCCTTGGGACGCCAGCCTCGCGGTCGACGGCGTCGAGGGCGTGGACGCCTTCTTGCAGGCGCACAAAGACAGGGAGCCGTACGACCTGATTTGTCTCGACATCATGCTGCCGCGGGTAGACGGGATCAACGTCCTCCGCATCGTCCGGCAGCTGGAGAAAGAGCACAACTACCTGCCCTCGAAAATCATGATGACGACCGCCCTGTACGATAAGTCGAAGGTCGACGAGGCGTTCGCGTTCGGCTGCCAGGCGTACTGCACGAAACCGCTCGATTTGCAGAAGATCCGGGACGTCATGGGCAAGCTGGGGCTTCTTTGA
- a CDS encoding hybrid sensor histidine kinase/response regulator: MPNGWTGPFPEMQAPITLLDPTLPNFPIVYASSQFLSMIGYEMEDVIGKSLNLLLGPMTDMHLFERLWEEGKNGRALEAVLRLHDRSGAAFWDHLICRPLMGRDGSCFCYIVFHERFTGYEKQRLQPMLDVGHSEDGFAIIAAVDEEGTVRYVNERLRELCRCDEAEIVGASLGDLFPDMRSQSIHGEIERCVRSGRPWRGRLQYINRSGEVCWLNATVFPSLDERQRLRKYFVIGYDVTEEVRMQEQLFASEKKYYSLLMNMPTGCSHHELIDGGAGTTDFRFAEVNPAFADCFGIDPDSIVGRRYSEVYRHFYFPSEWLSICGTIGERGGTHMFGDYYSVRTERWLTVSAFSMGYQQFAFIVEDITERKLNEQEFERAKSLAEAANRAKSQFLANISHEMRTPLNGIVGLTELTMLTELDWEQKENLSIIKSCADTLRKVINDVLDLAKIEAGRIELEEVAFPLKELVDKTAASHLLQANEKGLELKTQIYPDVPAHVVGDPSKIQQILNNLLANAIKFTESGTVQLTVEKGYDARKRETRLLFRVMDTGIGIAEEDMGRLFQAFSQVDGTYTRKYGGSGLGLVISKELAERMGGALWVESEPGAGSTFAFAVPLRTADSVEPRLPYSVDRRFRGVSVLYAEDDAVSRKIVATLLQRHDVRIVTAANGEEALGILDSVEIDIVLMDIQMPVMDGLEATRRIRKHQDPRIRDMPIIAVTAHATKEHEAQFLEHGIDAFLSKPISLQQLIDTVGEQLFQREGRR, from the coding sequence ATGCCAAACGGATGGACAGGCCCTTTCCCGGAGATGCAGGCTCCAATTACTTTGCTAGACCCGACGCTGCCGAATTTTCCGATCGTCTACGCCAGCTCTCAATTCCTCAGTATGATCGGCTATGAGATGGAAGATGTCATAGGCAAAAGCTTGAACCTCTTGCTCGGCCCGATGACGGACATGCATCTGTTCGAGCGGCTGTGGGAGGAAGGCAAGAACGGCCGGGCGCTCGAAGCGGTCCTGCGGCTGCACGACCGCTCCGGCGCAGCGTTTTGGGACCATTTGATCTGCAGGCCGCTCATGGGCCGCGATGGCAGCTGCTTCTGCTATATCGTGTTTCATGAGCGGTTTACGGGCTACGAGAAACAGCGCCTGCAGCCGATGCTGGACGTCGGGCATTCGGAAGACGGCTTCGCGATCATTGCCGCCGTCGACGAAGAAGGAACCGTGCGGTACGTGAACGAGCGGCTGCGCGAGCTGTGCCGCTGCGACGAGGCGGAGATCGTCGGCGCGTCGCTAGGCGACTTATTTCCGGACATGCGCAGTCAGTCCATCCACGGCGAAATTGAACGCTGCGTGCGCAGCGGCAGGCCGTGGCGCGGACGGTTGCAATACATAAACCGGAGCGGGGAAGTTTGCTGGTTGAATGCGACCGTATTTCCGTCGCTGGACGAACGGCAGCGGCTGCGGAAATATTTTGTAATCGGCTACGACGTTACGGAAGAGGTTCGGATGCAGGAGCAGCTGTTCGCGAGCGAGAAGAAATATTATTCGCTGCTGATGAACATGCCGACCGGCTGCTCGCATCACGAGCTCATCGACGGCGGCGCCGGAACGACCGATTTTCGATTCGCCGAGGTCAATCCCGCGTTCGCGGACTGCTTCGGCATCGATCCCGACAGCATCGTCGGCCGACGGTATTCCGAGGTATATCGGCATTTTTATTTTCCGAGCGAGTGGCTGAGCATCTGCGGAACGATCGGGGAACGCGGCGGAACGCATATGTTCGGGGACTACTACTCCGTCCGGACAGAGCGATGGCTGACGGTGTCCGCGTTCAGCATGGGCTATCAGCAATTCGCGTTCATCGTCGAAGATATAACGGAGCGGAAGCTGAACGAGCAGGAATTCGAACGGGCCAAGTCGCTCGCCGAGGCGGCGAATCGAGCGAAATCGCAGTTTCTCGCGAATATCAGCCACGAGATGCGGACCCCGCTGAACGGCATCGTCGGCTTGACCGAGCTGACGATGCTCACCGAGCTCGATTGGGAACAGAAGGAAAATCTTAGCATCATTAAATCTTGCGCCGATACGCTGCGCAAGGTGATCAACGACGTGCTTGATTTGGCGAAGATCGAAGCCGGCCGCATCGAGCTCGAGGAAGTGGCGTTCCCTCTCAAAGAGCTGGTGGACAAAACGGCGGCTTCCCATCTGCTGCAGGCAAACGAGAAAGGGTTAGAACTGAAAACGCAAATCTATCCGGACGTCCCGGCTCACGTCGTCGGGGACCCGTCGAAAATCCAGCAAATCCTGAACAATTTGTTGGCGAACGCCATTAAATTCACGGAGAGCGGGACGGTGCAGCTGACCGTGGAGAAAGGGTACGATGCGCGCAAGCGGGAGACGCGGCTGCTGTTCCGGGTTATGGATACGGGCATCGGCATCGCGGAGGAGGATATGGGGCGGTTGTTCCAGGCGTTCAGCCAAGTGGACGGGACGTATACGCGCAAGTACGGCGGTTCGGGATTGGGGCTCGTCATTTCGAAGGAGCTGGCGGAGCGGATGGGCGGCGCGCTTTGGGTAGAGAGCGAGCCGGGCGCCGGCAGCACGTTCGCCTTCGCGGTCCCTTTGCGCACCGCGGACAGCGTCGAGCCCCGTTTGCCTTATTCGGTCGACCGCCGGTTCCGCGGCGTCAGCGTGCTCTACGCGGAAGACGATGCGGTGAGCCGGAAAATCGTCGCCACGCTGCTGCAGCGCCATGACGTTCGGATCGTCACCGCCGCCAACGGCGAGGAGGCGCTGGGTATCCTGGATTCCGTGGAAATCGACATCGTGCTGATGGACATACAGATGCCCGTCATGGACGGGCTCGAGGCGACGCGGCGCATCCGTAAGCACCAGGATCCCCGCATTCGGGATATGCCGATCATCGCCGTGACGGCGCACGCGACGAAGGAGCACGAAGCCCAATTTTTGGAGCACGGCATCGACGCGTTCCTCAGCAAGCCGATCTCGCTGCAGCAATTGATCGACACCGTCGGCGAGCAACTATTCCAACGCGAAGGACGGAGATAA
- a CDS encoding chemotaxis response regulator protein-glutamate methylesterase — MSNPIRVIVVDDSALFRHAVVQGLAPYPQIEVVATAADPYEARDRILETEPDVMVLDVEMPRMNGIVFLKKLLPQYPLPTVVMSSIAEHVFEALECGAVDFIAKPGGGGNPSLFIRELQSKIRIAARATLASPAAPEAPTAAKERSRTVSASFDCIAIGASTGGTEAILSVLRGLPPESPGIAVVQHMPPGFTRSYAERLNRVTGFDVKEAESGDTLTPGKVLVAPGNLQMKVAKRGSRLAVEVFEGPKVSGHCPSVDVLFESTARLLGPRAIGVLLTGMGSDGAMGLLQMRRSGARTFGQDESTSVVYGMPKVAYDIGAVEKQAPLTSIAAGVRQLLWN; from the coding sequence ATGAGCAACCCCATCAGAGTGATCGTCGTCGACGATTCGGCGCTGTTCCGGCATGCGGTCGTCCAAGGCCTCGCGCCCTATCCGCAAATCGAGGTCGTCGCGACCGCGGCCGACCCGTACGAGGCGCGCGACCGCATCTTGGAGACGGAGCCGGACGTTATGGTGTTGGACGTCGAAATGCCGCGAATGAACGGCATCGTCTTTTTGAAAAAACTGCTTCCGCAATATCCGCTGCCGACCGTCGTCATGAGCTCGATCGCCGAGCACGTGTTCGAGGCGCTCGAATGCGGAGCGGTCGATTTTATCGCCAAACCGGGGGGCGGAGGCAATCCGTCCCTCTTTATTCGGGAGCTGCAGAGCAAAATCCGGATCGCCGCGCGGGCGACGCTCGCGTCTCCCGCCGCGCCGGAAGCGCCGACGGCGGCCAAAGAGCGGTCCCGGACCGTCTCGGCGTCGTTCGACTGCATCGCGATCGGCGCGTCCACGGGCGGAACCGAAGCGATTCTGTCGGTGCTGCGAGGGCTTCCGCCCGAGAGCCCCGGCATCGCCGTCGTGCAGCATATGCCGCCGGGGTTTACGAGAAGCTACGCCGAACGGCTGAACCGCGTCACGGGGTTCGACGTGAAGGAGGCGGAGAGCGGCGACACGCTGACGCCTGGGAAGGTATTGGTGGCGCCGGGGAACCTGCAGATGAAGGTGGCGAAACGGGGCTCCCGGCTGGCCGTCGAGGTGTTCGAAGGGCCGAAAGTGAGCGGCCACTGCCCGTCGGTCGACGTGTTGTTCGAGTCGACGGCGCGTCTGCTCGGCCCGCGGGCGATCGGCGTCCTGCTGACCGGCATGGGCAGCGACGGCGCCATGGGCTTGCTCCAGATGCGCCGCAGCGGCGCCCGCACGTTCGGCCAGGACGAGTCCACCTCGGTCGTGTACGGCATGCCGAAGGTCGCCTACGACATCGGCGCCGTCGAGAAGCAGGCGCCGCTCACGTCCATTGCCGCGGGCGTCAGACAGTTGCTTTGGAATTAA
- a CDS encoding protein-glutamate O-methyltransferase CheR: protein MLTAITEQEYKALAVYIKRHLGIHLGAEKKSLVQSRLLPALEQRRLESFGQYFNYLERDATGAALRELAARLTTNHTYFYRESEHFRFLASRVLPELERAVTSRDLRIWSAGCSYGQEPYTLAMLLADYFGDRKLSWDTKVLATDISPKAIEEAKRGVYKQEDAEQLPERWRRAYLQPQGEGLCAIKPLIKSEVLYRTLNLIHPFPFRKPFHVIFCRNVMIYFDAETRNALLRRFYEALAPGGYLFVGHSESVSREETDFHYVMPAVYRK, encoded by the coding sequence ATGTTGACGGCGATTACCGAGCAAGAGTACAAGGCGCTGGCGGTTTACATCAAGAGGCATCTCGGCATTCATTTGGGCGCGGAGAAGAAGTCGCTCGTGCAAAGCCGCCTGCTGCCGGCGTTGGAGCAGCGAAGGCTGGAGAGCTTCGGGCAATATTTCAATTACCTGGAGCGCGACGCGACCGGGGCCGCGCTCCGCGAGCTGGCGGCCCGGCTCACGACGAACCATACGTACTTTTACCGGGAGTCGGAGCATTTCCGATTTCTCGCGAGCCGCGTGCTGCCGGAGCTGGAGCGCGCGGTGACGTCCAGGGATTTGCGCATCTGGAGCGCCGGCTGCTCCTACGGGCAGGAGCCGTATACGCTTGCCATGCTGCTCGCGGACTATTTCGGCGACCGGAAACTGTCGTGGGACACGAAGGTGCTCGCGACCGACATTTCGCCGAAAGCGATTGAAGAAGCGAAGCGCGGCGTGTATAAGCAAGAGGATGCCGAGCAGCTGCCGGAGCGGTGGCGCAGGGCGTACTTGCAGCCGCAGGGCGAAGGGCTTTGCGCCATCAAACCGCTCATCAAGAGCGAGGTGCTGTACCGGACGCTGAACTTGATCCATCCGTTCCCGTTCCGCAAGCCGTTCCACGTCATTTTTTGCCGGAACGTCATGATTTATTTCGACGCCGAGACGCGGAACGCGCTGCTTCGGCGGTTTTACGAGGCGCTCGCGCCGGGCGGATATTTGTTCGTCGGTCATTCGGAATCCGTCAGCCGGGAAGAAACCGACTTTCATTATGTGATGCCGGCGGTGTACCGGAAGTAA
- a CDS encoding methyl-accepting chemotaxis protein produces the protein MKWFRNVKLGTKLISSFIVVALIAGVIGVIGSINMNRLNTMETTLYESNMKKVLYMSRWLEEFNTIRTIIRDIYISNDRDYQTTKRAEIAEIQKLMDQYIVEFEARVESQLGHDLVAKLRTQLVDYRKDVASALDLSMEGRKAEAEALIYGPLLDKAVALDATATEMVDDAVDLATAMDKTYTKTADTATVLMLVLAAAGMILAVALGLLIARMISRPIQALVDASKKVADGDMNIDIVVDSKDEIGTLAQSFAAMTDSMNDVLHNITSASEQVASGSRQVSEASQTLSQGSTEQASSIQQLTASMEQIASQTKQNAVNAEQANQLAIAASTDAEQGNNQMKEMLAAMEQINESSGNISKIIKVIDEIAFQTNILALNAAVEAARAGQHGKGFAVVAEEVRNLAARSANAAKETTTLIEGSIKKVEAGTKIANDTAQALEKMRYGADQAVKLIGSIATASNEQAIGITQVNQGIAQVSEVIQANSATSEECAAASEELSGQSEQLKAMVGRFRLKRSASAHRGGEGGFAGNRSIYARMAASPAALEAAAASAGKPRIQLDDNDFGKYE, from the coding sequence ATGAAATGGTTTCGAAATGTAAAACTTGGGACGAAGTTGATTTCCTCATTCATCGTTGTCGCGTTGATCGCGGGCGTGATCGGCGTCATCGGTTCGATCAATATGAATCGGCTGAATACGATGGAAACCACACTCTATGAGAGCAATATGAAAAAAGTGTTGTATATGAGTCGATGGCTGGAAGAGTTTAATACGATTCGGACCATCATTCGCGATATATACATTTCTAACGACCGCGATTACCAAACGACGAAAAGGGCGGAAATCGCCGAAATTCAGAAGCTGATGGACCAGTATATCGTTGAATTCGAAGCGCGCGTCGAAAGTCAGCTCGGTCACGATCTCGTTGCGAAACTTCGGACGCAATTGGTCGACTATCGGAAAGATGTCGCAAGCGCGCTCGACCTGTCCATGGAGGGCCGGAAAGCGGAGGCGGAAGCTCTAATTTACGGACCGCTGCTGGACAAAGCGGTAGCTTTGGACGCGACGGCGACGGAGATGGTCGACGACGCAGTGGATCTTGCGACGGCTATGGATAAGACATATACCAAAACCGCGGATACAGCCACAGTCCTGATGCTCGTGCTCGCCGCCGCCGGCATGATTCTCGCCGTCGCGCTCGGCCTCCTGATCGCCCGAATGATCAGCCGTCCGATTCAAGCGCTCGTCGATGCGTCCAAGAAGGTGGCCGACGGCGATATGAACATCGACATCGTCGTCGACTCGAAAGACGAAATCGGCACGCTGGCGCAATCGTTCGCGGCGATGACCGACAGCATGAACGATGTGCTCCACAACATTACGAGCGCTTCCGAGCAGGTCGCTTCGGGCTCTCGCCAAGTGTCCGAAGCGAGCCAGACGCTGTCGCAGGGATCGACGGAGCAGGCTTCTTCGATCCAGCAGCTGACGGCGTCGATGGAGCAGATCGCGTCGCAGACGAAACAGAACGCCGTGAACGCCGAGCAGGCGAACCAGCTGGCCATCGCGGCGAGCACGGACGCGGAGCAGGGCAACAACCAGATGAAAGAAATGCTGGCGGCGATGGAGCAGATTAACGAGTCGTCCGGCAATATTTCCAAAATCATTAAGGTCATCGACGAAATCGCGTTCCAGACGAACATTCTGGCGCTGAACGCGGCCGTCGAGGCGGCGCGCGCCGGCCAGCACGGCAAAGGGTTCGCCGTCGTCGCCGAAGAGGTGCGCAACCTCGCCGCTCGCAGCGCGAACGCGGCGAAAGAAACGACGACGCTCATCGAAGGCTCGATCAAGAAAGTGGAGGCCGGCACGAAAATCGCCAACGATACGGCGCAAGCGCTGGAGAAAATGCGCTATGGGGCGGATCAAGCGGTGAAGCTCATCGGCTCGATCGCGACGGCGTCGAACGAACAGGCGATCGGCATTACGCAGGTGAACCAAGGCATCGCGCAGGTGTCCGAAGTCATCCAAGCGAACTCGGCTACGTCCGAGGAGTGCGCGGCGGCAAGCGAGGAGCTGTCCGGCCAATCGGAGCAGCTGAAGGCGATGGTCGGCCGCTTCCGCTTGAAGCGGAGCGCCTCCGCGCACCGCGGCGGCGAAGGCGGCTTCGCGGGCAACCGGTCCATCTACGCGCGGATGGCGGCGTCGCCGGCCGCTCTCGAAGCGGCCGCCGCTTCGGCGGGCAAGCCGAGAATTCAGCTGGACGACAACGATTTCGGCAAGTACGAGTAA
- a CDS encoding chemotaxis protein CheW: MTEHMLESPEWEEDTLKGKFLAFTLGAEEYGIEIKYVTEIINMQPITVVPEVPVFMKGIINLRGTIIPVMDVRLRFRKEPREYNDRTCIIVIHFEGTTIGLIVDAVAEVLSIQDSDIVDPPKMNQASQRYIRGVGKVGDRVKLLLDCSKLLTDDELTQIQAG, encoded by the coding sequence ATGACCGAGCATATGTTGGAAAGCCCTGAATGGGAAGAGGATACGCTGAAGGGGAAATTTCTCGCCTTCACGCTGGGCGCGGAAGAATACGGAATCGAAATCAAATACGTGACCGAGATCATCAATATGCAGCCGATCACGGTCGTGCCGGAAGTTCCCGTATTCATGAAAGGCATCATCAACTTAAGGGGGACGATCATCCCCGTCATGGACGTCCGGCTGCGCTTCCGCAAGGAACCGCGCGAATATAACGACCGGACGTGCATCATCGTCATCCATTTCGAGGGGACGACGATCGGGCTGATCGTGGACGCCGTAGCGGAGGTGCTGTCCATCCAGGACAGCGATATCGTCGACCCGCCGAAAATGAACCAGGCGAGCCAGCGTTACATCCGCGGCGTCGGCAAAGTGGGCGATCGCGTCAAGCTGCTGCTCGACTGCTCGAAGCTGCTCACCGACGACGAATTAACGCAAATTCAGGCCGGATGA